From a region of the Halanaerobium hydrogeniformans genome:
- a CDS encoding PAS domain-containing protein, translating to MYKLLNRKHYYQIIKRKEWQIVRNKRQTKIKEYEKVFGKFPAAVAHHKVIYDKNNKAVDYIFLKANKQFEEMTGLKITEIINKKVSQVLKGIKKSKFNWIEFYGQIALSGEEKSFEQYSEPLDRWYEVTVFSHKKGYFTTIFYEISERKRKEKALEDKQEKLELLLDTIDTQVWYLKDEVTYGRLNQAHADFMGVEKEVLKNQKLSNFLTPAEVESCRKSNQKVFKEKEKLITEEWVYSGQKEKRLLSITKNPRLNEAGEVEYVVCSADDITDNRRKDQKLSHALSFSKMGFWEYDIATTALKWSPECEQIFGLKPGEFEGRFEDFLKRVAPEDRVYVRRMNSPIIDMKKGIPLEYEHRIIKKNGEKCWVKESANLNDDNKIIGLVINITEQKNIEAELKTNREKLEHLISETTAVIYSYQVIANSHKILYINKNVKNVLGFSADEFIDNEEFHLNCVHPDDREIVKAKMMNVKKTDSSVDEYRFKDKEGKYHWLYDQQKVSRRENGVITVVGSWWDVTEQRREQKEEVSNLLDKDNLTGLYNRRYFKNIMTNFDLKNSLPTSMIIADINGLKIVNDSYGFEKGDQLLKQTANILEDIIREKDLLARWGGDEFIILLPGCNMAQALNIISSLKSHFAESKKLDLPISISFGAATAEKKSDQLSEVLKVAEKNMDQNKLLESSSAKSKIVENILSTLGAKSNETKEHALRMSKLAGELGKRVGLSNYDLNRLSLLARLHDIGKTTISEAILTKPGRLSNEEWQIMQGHPQKGFEIASASAEFAVIAEEILSHHEHWDGNGYPRGLKGKEIPLLARIISIIDAYDVITNDRPYTSAQPPEKALAEIKRCAGSQFDPHLAQEFLQMMEGK from the coding sequence GTGTACAAATTACTAAATAGGAAGCATTATTATCAGATAATTAAAAGAAAGGAATGGCAAATAGTGAGAAATAAGAGGCAGACTAAAATTAAGGAATATGAAAAAGTGTTCGGTAAATTTCCTGCTGCTGTTGCCCATCATAAAGTTATATATGATAAAAATAATAAGGCAGTTGATTATATCTTTTTAAAAGCGAATAAACAATTTGAAGAAATGACAGGTTTAAAAATAACAGAAATAATAAATAAAAAAGTCAGCCAGGTTTTAAAAGGTATAAAAAAATCTAAGTTTAACTGGATAGAGTTTTATGGTCAGATAGCACTTAGTGGAGAAGAAAAAAGTTTTGAACAGTATTCTGAGCCATTAGACAGGTGGTATGAGGTAACAGTTTTTAGCCATAAAAAAGGTTATTTTACAACAATTTTTTACGAGATTAGTGAAAGAAAAAGAAAAGAAAAAGCATTAGAAGATAAGCAAGAAAAACTGGAATTATTATTAGACACTATAGATACCCAGGTCTGGTATTTGAAAGATGAAGTTACTTATGGAAGGCTTAATCAAGCCCATGCTGATTTTATGGGGGTAGAAAAAGAAGTGTTAAAAAACCAAAAATTGAGTAATTTTCTCACCCCCGCAGAGGTTGAGTCCTGTCGTAAAAGCAATCAAAAGGTGTTTAAAGAAAAAGAAAAGCTAATTACAGAAGAATGGGTATATAGTGGTCAGAAAGAAAAAAGGCTGCTTTCTATAACAAAAAACCCCAGGCTTAATGAGGCAGGAGAAGTAGAATATGTAGTTTGTTCTGCTGATGATATAACTGATAACAGGCGTAAGGATCAGAAACTAAGTCATGCCCTTAGCTTTTCAAAAATGGGTTTTTGGGAATATGATATTGCAACTACAGCTCTTAAATGGTCTCCGGAATGTGAGCAAATTTTTGGCTTAAAACCGGGAGAATTTGAAGGTCGATTTGAAGATTTCCTAAAAAGGGTGGCTCCTGAAGATCGAGTTTATGTGAGGAGAATGAATAGTCCTATTATCGACATGAAAAAAGGCATTCCTTTAGAATATGAGCACAGAATAATAAAAAAGAATGGAGAAAAATGCTGGGTTAAAGAATCAGCTAATTTAAATGATGACAATAAAATTATTGGTCTGGTCATTAATATAACAGAACAGAAAAACATCGAAGCAGAGCTTAAAACAAATAGAGAAAAACTTGAACATCTGATTTCAGAAACTACAGCTGTAATTTATTCTTATCAAGTTATCGCTAACAGTCATAAAATACTGTATATAAATAAAAATGTTAAAAATGTACTCGGCTTTAGTGCAGATGAATTTATAGATAATGAAGAATTTCATTTAAACTGTGTTCATCCTGATGATAGAGAGATAGTAAAAGCAAAGATGATGAATGTCAAAAAAACAGATAGCTCTGTAGATGAATATAGATTTAAAGATAAAGAAGGTAAATATCACTGGCTTTATGATCAGCAAAAAGTTAGCCGTAGAGAAAATGGAGTGATTACGGTTGTTGGATCCTGGTGGGATGTTACGGAACAGCGCCGTGAACAAAAAGAAGAAGTAAGTAATTTATTGGACAAAGATAATTTAACAGGACTTTATAACAGAAGATATTTTAAAAATATTATGACAAATTTTGATTTAAAAAACAGTCTACCTACAAGTATGATTATTGCTGATATAAATGGTTTAAAGATAGTTAATGACAGTTATGGCTTTGAAAAAGGGGATCAACTGTTAAAACAAACTGCAAATATTCTGGAAGATATTATCAGAGAAAAAGATCTTTTAGCCCGCTGGGGAGGCGATGAATTTATAATCCTGTTACCAGGCTGCAATATGGCTCAAGCATTAAATATTATAAGTAGCTTAAAATCTCATTTTGCAGAAAGTAAAAAATTGGATCTTCCGATCTCAATTTCTTTTGGAGCAGCGACAGCAGAAAAAAAGTCTGATCAACTTTCAGAAGTATTAAAGGTAGCTGAAAAAAATATGGATCAGAACAAATTACTTGAGAGCAGCAGTGCTAAAAGTAAAATTGTAGAAAATATTTTGAGTACCCTGGGAGCTAAAAGTAATGAGACAAAAGAACATGCTTTAAGGATGAGCAAGCTTGCCGGTGAACTCGGTAAAAGGGTGGGTCTTTCCAACTATGACTTAAATAGGTTGTCACTGCTGGCAAGATTACATGATATAGGTAAAACAACCATTTCTGAGGCCATCTTAACAAAGCCCGGGCGTTTGAGCAATGAAGAATGGCAGATTATGCAGGGCCATCCTCAAAAGGGATTTGAGATAGCTTCAGCTTCAGCAGAGTTTGCGGTGATTGCAGAAGAAATTTTATCTCATCATGAACACTGGGATGGCAATGGTTATCCCCGGGGATTAAAAGGCAAAGAAATCCCTTTGCTGGCCAGGATAATTTCTATTATTGATGCCTATGATGTAATTACAAATGATAGACCATATACCAGTGCACAGCCTCCGGAAAAAGCCCTGGCAGAAATAAAAAGGTGTGCAGGTTCTCAGTTTGATCCACATCTTGCTCAAGAATTTTTGCAAATGATGGAAGGAAAATAG
- a CDS encoding late competence development ComFB family protein, whose translation MLDDKKINKLKSRLHNHTEDIVMQTLKDLLKREEFSNVSDSEEALLDMATYALNRLAPKYVATEKGEVYTKTEELEQQHSVDILSVVTKAIKVVSEDQNNN comes from the coding sequence GTGTTAGATGATAAAAAAATTAATAAACTAAAATCTAGACTACATAATCACACAGAAGATATAGTGATGCAGACCTTAAAAGATTTACTAAAAAGAGAGGAATTCAGTAATGTTTCAGATTCGGAAGAGGCTTTGCTAGATATGGCAACTTATGCCTTAAATAGATTAGCTCCTAAATATGTTGCTACAGAAAAAGGAGAAGTTTACACAAAAACGGAAGAATTAGAGCAGCAGCATTCTGTAGATATACTATCTGTTGTAACAAAAGCGATTAAAGTCGTAAGTGAAGACCAAAATAATAATTAG